Proteins from one Malania oleifera isolate guangnan ecotype guangnan chromosome 4, ASM2987363v1, whole genome shotgun sequence genomic window:
- the LOC131153843 gene encoding secreted RxLR effector protein 161-like has protein sequence MCTRPDISFAVGMLGRYQSNPGMIHWKAVKKVLRYLQGTKDYKLIYQMSDHLEVVGYSDSYFVGCVDTRKFTFGYVYLLARGAISWKSAKQSIIVASTMEAEFVTCFAATV, from the coding sequence ATGTGCACAAGGCCTGACATTAGCTTTGCAGTTGGAATGCTCGGAAGATATCAAAGTAATCCAGGAATGATTCACTGGAAGGCTGTAAAGAAAGTTCTAAGATACTTGCAAGGAACAAAAGATTACAAGCTTATTTATCAAATGTCTGATCATCTTGAGGTGGTTGGATATTCAGATTCTTATTTTGTTGGTTGTGTGGATACAAGAAAGTTCACATTTGGCTATGTATACTTGCTAGCTAGAGGAGCAATTTCATGGAAGAGTGCGAAACAGTCAATAATTGTTGCAtccactatggaagctgaatttgtaACTTGCTTTGCGGCTACAGTTTAG
- the LOC131153234 gene encoding serine carboxypeptidase-like 34, producing the protein MASSPLVFVRWFLRLLLVSAVFTLAAGGVEPASRLRPEVWAQQKADLVTGLPGQPPVKFKQYSGYVTVNESHGRALFYWFLEATQKPERKPLLLWLNGGPGCSSIGFGEAEELGPFFPLKDKSSLKLNPNSWNKAANLLFVESPVGVGFSYTNTTNDINELGDRITAKDSYAFLVNWFRRFPQYKSHDFYISGESYAGHYVPQLSEVIFDNNKKVSRKDKINLKGFMVGNALLDDETDQKGMIDYAWDHAVISDRVYNDATTKCDFSQHNLSSDCSAALNEYFKVYDIIDMYSLYAPTCVSSNTSVARQLPMIHGIAPHLFSKFELWHKRRAGYDPCASDYTEAYLNRPDVQAALHANVTKIPYSWTHCSNNITFWNDAPASILPIFKKLIAGGLRIWVYSGDADGRIPVTSTRLSLRKLGLKTVEEWTPWYTTNQQVGGWTIAYDGLMFVTVRGAGHQVPTFKPKQALQLVKHFLANKKLPAVPF; encoded by the exons ATGGCTTCCTCACCATTAGTCTTTGTGAGATGGTTTCTCCGTCTCCTGCTTGTTTCTGCGGTTTTCACCTTGGCTGCAGGTGGGGTGGAGCCGGCGTCCCGGCTTCGGCCGGAGGTGTGGGCGCAGCAGAAAGCCGACCTGGTCACGGGCCTTCCCGGGCAACCGCCGGTGAAGTTCAAGCAGTACTCCGGCTATGTCACCGTCAACGAGAGCCATGGAAGAGCACTGTTCTATTGGTTCTTGGAAGCCACCCAGAAGCCTGAGCGGAAACCTCTTCTTCTGTGGCTCAACGGAG GACCAGGATGTTCGTCAATTGGGTTTGGGGAGGCAGAGGAGCTTGGGCCATTCTTCCCTCTAAAAGACAAATCTAGTCTGAAACTCAACCCCAATTCTTGGAATAAAG CGGCTAATTTGTTGTTCGTGGAATCTCCGGTTGGTGTGGGATTTTCATACACTAATACTACTAATGACATTAATGAACTCGGTGACAGAATTACTG CAAAGGATTCATACGCATTTCTTGTCAACTGGTTTCGAAGGTTCCCCCAATACAAGTCTCATGACTTCTACATTTCTGGGGAAAGCTACGCAG GACACTATGTTCCACAGCTTTCCGAGGTTATATTCGACAACAACAAAAAAGTTAGCAGGAAAGATAAAATAAACTTGAAGGGTTTCATG GTTGGGAATGCATTGTTGGATGATGAAACTGATCAAAAAGGGATGATCGATTATGCCTGGGATCATGCCGTGATATCCGATCGCGTGTACAATGATGCTACGACCAAGTGTGACTTCAGCCAACATAATCTATCCTCGGACTGCAGCGCAGCGCTAAACGAATACTTCAAGGTTTACGACATCATTGATATGTACAGCTTGTATGCACCCACTTGTGTTAGCAGCAACACCTCCGTTGCTAGACAACTCCCCATGATCCATGGCATTGCTCCACACCTATTCTCTAAATTT GAATTGTGGCACAAGAGACGAGCAGGATATGACCCATGTGCATCTGATTACACTGAGGCATACTTGAACAGGCCAGATGTTCAAGCAGCTCTTCATGCCAATGTCACCAAAATTCCATATTCATGGACTCACTGCAG TAATAACATCACGTTCTGGAATGACGCACCTGCTTCCATACTTCCAATCTTCAAGAAGCTCATAGCTGGAGGCCTCCGCATATGGGTTTACAG TGGGGATGCTGATGGAAGGATTCCTGTGACCTCTACTCGGTTGAGCTTAAGGAAGCTTGGGTTAAAAACTGTGGAAGAATGGACTCCCTGGTACACTACTAATCAACAG GTTGGCGGGTGGACGATTGCTTATGATGGGCTAATGTTTGTCACTGTGAGAGGAGCCGGTCACCAAGTCCCCACCTTCAAGCCCAAGCAAGCTCTGCAACTGGTTAAGCACTTCTTGGCCAATAAGAAGTTGCCAGCTGTACCATTTTAA